AGATCATGAATACGAACTGGTGGCTGGGAATTTTCATTCTGATTACCTTCGTCGTTCCGATCGTGGCCATTTTCGGCGACGACGTCACGTGGGCGCGGGGCGAGAAGAAGGCGCAGCAGTAAGGTGGTCGGGAAAGGCGCAGCCGATGCCGGCCGAAAGCTTTACGTGTTGCGGGCATCGCGGCCCCGGGGGGCGCGATGCGGCGGATGACCCTGGACCGCCTTCTGCAATCCCAGGGATTTGGAACCCGCAGGCATTGTCAGCAGCTGGTTGCCGATGGCCATGTCGCCATCGGCGGCGCGGCGGTGCGGGATCCGCGGATGGAGCTCGATCCGACCGGCATCGAGTTCACGGTGTTCGACGAACCCTGGGTCTATCGTGAACAGCTGTACCTGGCGCTGAACAAGCCCGCCGGATATGAATGTTCGCGCCGCCCCAGCCACCATCCCGGCGTGCTGAGCCTGCTCCCCGAGCCGATGCGCGTGCGCGGCGTGCAGCCGGTCGGACGGCTGGACCATGACACCACGGGCCTGCTGCTGCTGTCCGACGATGGCCGCTTCATCCATGCCCAGTCGTCACCCAAGCGCAAGGTGCCCAAGCACTATGTGGCGAGCACCCATGATCCGGTCACGCCCGAACTCGTTGCGGCCATGCGAGCCGGGGTGCAGCTCCATGACGAACCCGCGCCACTGGCGGCGGTGCAATGCGAGGCCTTGGGGCCGAACCGGATCGCCATGACGCTGGAGCAGGGCAAGTATCACCAGGTGAAACGCATGCTGGCCGCCGCCGGCAACCACTGCACGGCGCTGCAGCGCGTCGCTATCGGCGAGCTGCGCCTGGATGCCCTCGCGCTGCCGGAAGGCGGCTGGTGCCATCTGGGCGAATCCGAACTCGGACTGCTGTCCGGCGACTGATGCGTTCCGACCGGGGACCTGACGCAGCAGGGTCCCGGCGGGCGGTCTTGTCCGCAGCGTTGTCCTGTTATTTCGGTACGGTTTGGGCGCGCGTGCGGTGGTGGGCGGCCAGCGCATCGTACTTGGCCGCCATTT
This genomic window from Burkholderiales bacterium GJ-E10 contains:
- a CDS encoding ribosomal small subunit pseudouridine synthase A protein; this encodes MRRMTLDRLLQSQGFGTRRHCQQLVADGHVAIGGAAVRDPRMELDPTGIEFTVFDEPWVYREQLYLALNKPAGYECSRRPSHHPGVLSLLPEPMRVRGVQPVGRLDHDTTGLLLLSDDGRFIHAQSSPKRKVPKHYVASTHDPVTPELVAAMRAGVQLHDEPAPLAAVQCEALGPNRIAMTLEQGKYHQVKRMLAAAGNHCTALQRVAIGELRLDALALPEGGWCHLGESELGLLSGD